Genomic window (Musa acuminata AAA Group cultivar baxijiao chromosome BXJ1-9, Cavendish_Baxijiao_AAA, whole genome shotgun sequence):
ATGAACTTGATATAGCTCAAAGTCCTCACTTCACCCACATTTTACTATGCTATTTGCTGCAGCAACTAGTTGTTTGGGTTATGGATACACTATTCTTATGCTGTTAAGATGTTAGCTAGGCCATGGTTGCAGTAATTTTTAGCTTACAGTCGCTTCTGAAAAACAGCATGCATGTCTGATGTGTTTCACCTTTTCTCAGACTGCTTTGTTCATAAGAAATTACACATTGGTCTTGTGTTATGGCAAAGTCAGAACCAAGCTAAGTTACTCGTTATGCTTTATTATGATTTCGTTTTGTTATCAAAGTTCATTTAACTGATGGTTTTTATTAGTATCACTTGTaatatcctcctcttcctcttcctcttcctcttttccccTCTCCCTCTGTCTCACACATACACATGCTCacactcttttctctttttccccTATGCACTTGCACATGTGTGTAACCTGCCCCTTTCACATCTGCTTAGAAGCACACCCCTTTGATCTCTAAATTAGTTATCAGTGCTTACTATGTGCTTGCCAATGTTACAGAATGTTTGGATGAGTCAAAAAAATTGGTTCGACTGTGTCTTTTCATTATTTAAATTCTATGTACCTCATGGTTCATGCTGTAATCTCCAGAATGGCCAGCTTGTTTGTTTTCACGAGAATCATTGTAGGTTTATCGTCTTTCCTTGAATCCATTTTTATTCCAGTTTATTGTCATTCTTCAATATAAGTTGGTGTATGACTGCTGCTATTGTTTGTTTTTGTATGAATTGCGGGTGCAAATGTTTGCCTGTGTGCACTGCATGATGTTGCAGAGGTAACCAGTATCCTTCAGTTGCAGAAGAAATTAAAGGTCTTGCCAGTGAAGATCCTGTTCATCGCAAGCTTTTTGTTCGTGGCTTGTCTTGGGAGACTACTTCAGAAACTCTGTGTGCTGTGAGTGCTTTGCTGCCTGCTTGTTGCTTGTTGTGAATGCCTGATGCATCTTGGATGACATGACCCTAACCAACAATGTCTTTGTTGTTTTAATACAGCTAACCATGGACTAATTTTAAAGcctgaaaatatttttatttgcagTATTCATGTTATAAACTAGAAGTTATCTGTTAATTTAGGTTTTCAGTGTTCACGGAGAAATTGAGGAGGGAGCCGTTATTGTTGACAAGGCAACTGGGAAATCCCGTGGTTATGGCTTCATTACCTACAAGCATATGGAATCCACTCAAAAGGCATTGCAAGAACCCAGCAAGTTGATTGATGTAAGAAATTTGTTTCAAACATCTACGGCGTTTTTTTCTGCTTGTTTTCAGTTGTTTTTGCTATAGATAGTTTGATCACCACTTTGACATTGGCAAAGAGCTGATTATTGCTACTGGACTCATTTTGTAGCCCTCAAAAGTTCCATGTAATCCAAGTAGAACATTATAAACCTTGTGAAGATGCACCTTTTGAAATCCAAGAACATCGAGGACTCATGTGCGCTTACAATTGGATAAGATTTGTAACAATCCCCTTATTTTCAAATTTGTTATCATGTTTAGTTGAATTTCATCGAATGTTTCTTCAGTTTCATGAACTTACTAATGAGATGATAGATCTTCTTATCTACAGACTAATCATTTAGGTGCCATGGTAATCACACTCTTGACGATAGTTATTCTAGCTACGAATTCTGAACCAAGTTAAATTGTCAAAGGAATTGTCTTTGCTAGGATTCTGAACCAAGTTACTCTAAACCTACTTAAAAGAGTCCAAGACTAACAGTGTATTTATACACATCTATCCATATTCATATGCAGTAGTAAACATAGTCATTGCAAGTATAAATTTTATAGGCAATATATTCACAAGTACTTCTTGGTCACATGTGGAATTTGTCAAATCTGATCATTAGTTGGATATGATAAACTTGTAAGTAAAATGAAATTCAAACTTAAAAATCTAATATCAACCTTGGCATTTTGCAACTGATTCAagcttgttcattattttatggtATGAAGTCAGAACATGGGTTTGTTGTGACTACCTTGATGACTTGAAGTGCAACCATTCTTGAGCATGAGCTGATATTGAAGTTAAATGAGACTTCAAAGTGAATCAAAATTTGGTGCATGTGAGTTCGTTTTAAGTACTGAAAAACATAGCATCGACTACTGAAAGTCTCTGTTGAATTTGGTGAACAGTCAGATTGAGTCTCTATTTATTCCTTGTTCTTACTATATGCAAAAACCAATTAATGTGCCAGCATCTTTGTTTGCCAAAAGTTGATTTCTTGACATATTTTTTTCAATATGGTGATAACAGCTAATGATGTAGAAATCATTACACGAACAGTAGAGAATCAAATCATTTTTTTAGTCATTATAATGCCCTCTACACTTGTCTCTATTTTGTTATTTCCTTATTTTCCTTGGGCATTATTtgacttatggttttgttgtgCCTATGCTAATACATGGAAAAAAAAAGGTGACAACTAGACTTAACTATGATTCTCTATGTACTATTTATCGTCTGCCTGCAAGCAGTGTAAACCTCCTTTCTAGAACTAAGTTGCATACTAGAAATTAAAGGAATCTGCTAATCCAACAGGTAGAATTAAATGTTACTTGATAGTGAAAGGCCTTTTTTGTTGGATTTATCTGGTGTTCTGTTGCATTCACCATCATGCTGCATATCTATGGTGCTATCATTAAAGATGGGAATTCGTGCATCTAAAACCAGTAATTTTTTTCCTGTGCTATTTATCTCTGATTTGGCTTTAACATTCCTTTTCATTTAACAAAAATCTCAGGGCCGTTTGGCTGTCTGCAACCTTGCGTGTGAAGGCCTAAGCAGCACTTCTGTAACCAGTGATTTAGCACTTAGGAAGATATATATAGGAGGCCTTTCTCCGGATATATCCAGTGAGAACTTGCTTAGTTTCTTTAGCAGGCATGGAGAGATCGAAGAAGGTTCAGTTGCCTATGATAAAGAGACTAACAAATCAAGGTGTGGTATTTCAGTATAACTCATCGCATTTTGGGTTGGATCAACTAGAGATAAATGTTTTTTGCTTATTTTGGACAGAGGGTTTGGTTTTGTCACATTCAGGACAGTTGAGGCAGCAAAGAAGGCCATAGATGACCCAAACAAGACACTTGGGGTGAGCAGGACAacttcattttcatttttttctttatggTAGCAGGCAAAGAGCCGTAATATTTCTTTGGTTCTCAATACCTCAACTCTTCTTC
Coding sequences:
- the LOC103997717 gene encoding UBP1-associated protein 2C; the encoded protein is MEDSKKRKLEEEGGSGGAFAMEFSKQLRFLLDPLRKDQLVDLLVKLGNQYPSVAEEIKGLASEDPVHRKLFVRGLSWETTSETLCAVFSVHGEIEEGAVIVDKATGKSRGYGFITYKHMESTQKALQEPSKLIDGRLAVCNLACEGLSSTSVTSDLALRKIYIGGLSPDISSENLLSFFSRHGEIEEGSVAYDKETNKSRGFGFVTFRTVEAAKKAIDDPNKTLGGRNITVKLADSPKSKIMQSQVPAAMVPITIPVPVGYAQTGKAQIGSSATVGYASYPPALAAYPAAYPNAQIQYPTAPQVSYPQTAKRESVGLPAVASTGITGFPYYVTKP